A window of Streptomyces sp. DG1A-41 contains these coding sequences:
- the nuoH gene encoding NADH-quinone oxidoreductase subunit NuoH, with translation MSPYLAAEDLSMFGTDPWWLVVIKAVFCFAFLMVTVLISIVMERKVVAWMQLRIGPNRHGPWGMLQSLADGIKLMLKEDVIVKRADKAVYVLAPIVAAIPAFMAIAVIPFGPAGNEVSIFGHRTTMQLTDLPIAMLYILAVASVGIYGIVLAGWSSGSTYPLLGGLRSCAQMISYEIAMGAAFASVFLYSGSMSTSAIVEQQTDRWYILLLPLSFVLYIVTMVGETNRAPFDMPESEGDLVGGFNTEYSSIKFAMFMLAEYVNMVTVSAVATTLFLGGWRAPWPVSTFWEGANHGWWPMLWFTVKVQLLLFMFIWIRGTLPRVRYDQLMKLGWKVLIPVSLVWLMLVATVRAFRNEGYDFADIALYVGGGVLALLVLSFVVDMFREKAKQAEPPAEAPVAFDPMAGGFPVPPLPGQELPPVPRRPSRSERELIVSGGPDTQSDGSLGGTTDGKEASDG, from the coding sequence ATGAGCCCGTACCTCGCCGCTGAAGACCTCTCGATGTTCGGCACCGACCCGTGGTGGCTGGTCGTCATCAAGGCGGTGTTCTGCTTCGCTTTCCTGATGGTGACCGTGCTGATCTCCATCGTCATGGAGCGCAAGGTCGTCGCCTGGATGCAGCTGCGCATCGGCCCGAACCGGCACGGGCCCTGGGGCATGCTCCAGTCGCTCGCCGACGGCATCAAGCTGATGCTCAAGGAAGACGTCATCGTCAAACGCGCGGACAAGGCGGTGTACGTCCTCGCGCCGATCGTCGCGGCCATCCCGGCCTTCATGGCGATCGCGGTGATCCCCTTCGGCCCGGCCGGCAACGAGGTCTCGATCTTCGGCCACCGCACCACGATGCAGCTCACCGACCTGCCGATCGCGATGCTCTACATCCTCGCGGTCGCCTCCGTCGGCATCTACGGCATCGTGCTGGCGGGCTGGAGCTCCGGATCGACGTATCCGCTGCTGGGCGGCCTGCGCTCCTGTGCGCAGATGATCTCGTACGAGATCGCGATGGGCGCGGCGTTCGCCTCCGTGTTCCTCTACTCGGGGTCGATGTCGACCTCGGCGATCGTGGAGCAGCAGACCGACCGCTGGTACATCCTGCTGCTGCCGCTCTCCTTCGTCCTCTACATCGTGACGATGGTCGGCGAGACCAACCGCGCCCCGTTCGACATGCCGGAGTCCGAGGGCGACCTGGTCGGCGGCTTCAACACCGAGTACTCGTCGATCAAGTTCGCGATGTTCATGCTCGCCGAGTACGTCAACATGGTGACCGTCTCGGCCGTCGCCACGACGCTGTTCCTCGGCGGCTGGCGGGCCCCCTGGCCGGTCAGCACCTTCTGGGAGGGCGCGAACCACGGCTGGTGGCCGATGCTCTGGTTCACGGTCAAGGTCCAGCTGCTGCTGTTCATGTTCATCTGGATCCGCGGCACGCTCCCACGCGTCCGCTACGACCAGCTGATGAAGCTCGGCTGGAAGGTTCTCATCCCGGTCTCGCTGGTCTGGCTGATGCTCGTCGCGACCGTGCGCGCCTTCAGGAACGAGGGCTACGACTTCGCCGACATCGCACTCTACGTCGGCGGCGGCGTGCTGGCCCTGCTGGTGCTCTCCTTCGTCGTCGACATGTTCCGCGAGAAGGCGAAGCAGGCCGAACCGCCGGCCGAGGCCCCGGTCGCCTTCGACCCGATGGCGGGCGGATTCCCCGTACCGCCCCTGCCGGGACAGGAGCTCCCGCCGGTCCCGCGACGCCCTTCGCGCAGCGAGCGGGAGCTCATTGTCAGTGGTGGGCCCGATACTCAGAGTGACGGATCTCTGGGCGGAACTACGGATGGAAAGGAGGCGTCCGATGGCTGA